CGCGCCCTCGGTGCGTACCCGCCAGATCGACCAGCCGGAGCGGCCGTCCACCGCATGCACGGCCTGGTCGCCCGCGCCAAAAAATACCAGGCCGTCGGCGTGGGCGGGCGATGAGATGACGAAGCGCCCGGCGTTGTACTTCCAGCGCTGGCGCCCGTCACGCGTCTGAAGCGCATACAGGTTGCCATCGTCGCAGCCGATATAGACGGTCTCGCCCACGACGAGCGCGCTGGAGCGTACGCTGGCCATCGCCTGAAAGCGCCAGAGTAGCGTCTGTTGCTTCGTGCTGACGGCGTACACGGCGCCGTCATCCGAGCCGATGATTACCGCGTCGCCGGCCAGGCGCGGCGACGAGCGAATCGGTCCTTTGGTGCGCATCCGCCAGAGCACCTGCCCATTAGCCGGGTGCAGCGCGTACAGCGTCTGGTCTTCGGAGCCGAGATAGATCGCGTCGGCGGTCGGGAGCGGCGTGGACGAGATGCCCGCTTCGGTCGGGTATTTCCAGATGAACTTGCCGGTCGCCGCGTCGAGCGCGTACAGGTTGTGATCGTAGCAGCCGATATACAGCACGCCGCCTTCGATGCGCGGCGAGGAGCGAATCTCGTCCTCGCACGCGAACTTCCAGACCGGCTTGGCGTCGCTCGCGCCGGAGACGGCGGCGCTGCGCGTCGCACCGGGCGCATAGGACGACGAGGCGCCGGCGGCCGGGGCGTCGCCGCCCGCGCCGGACGCTGCACGCAGCAGGCGGGCGAACTCGCGCGCGCTGGGCGGGCGGTCATCCGGTTCGTAAGCCAGCGCTTTCATCACGACCGCTTCGAGCTGCGTGCTCACGGCCGCATTGGCGCTCTTAAGCGGGCGCTCGACGAATGTGAAAGGCGGCTCCAGGCGCGGGTCGCGCCCGGACAGCAGGTGGTGCATCGTCGCGCCCAGCGCGTAGATGTCGCCGCGCGGTTCGGCCACGCCGCGATACTGCTCCGGCGGCGCATAGCCTTCCGTGCCGATCATGGTGCCGCGCACGCCGGACTGAAACAGGCGCGCGATGCCGAAATCGATCAGCACGATCTGGTTCAGCCGCGTGAGCATGATATTGGACGGCTTCACGTCGCGGAAGATGACCGGCGGCTCGTGCTCGTGAAGGAACGCGAGCACATCGGCCACCTGCAGGCACCAGTTCACGACGTCGCCCGGCGGCTGCGGCTCGCGCGTGCGCGCCCAGTACTGCTCCAGGTCCACGCCGTCGATGAACTCCAGCACCAGAAAGCTCTTGCTGTCCTGGCTGAAGAAATCGTATACCTTGGGGATGGCCGGGTGGGTGATGCTGGCGAGCAGGTTGGCTTCGCGCGTGAAGTTGTCGAGGTTAAGGCGGCGGGTCTCGGAGTCGGTGGCGGCGTTGACCATCTCCTTCACGGCGCAATGGCGCTCCGTCTCGCCGAAGCGCAGGTCGCGCGCCAGATATACCGTGCTCATACCGCCCGCGCCCAGCTTGCGTTCCAGTTGGTAGCGGTTCTGCAGCACCGTGCGGACGGCTGCGGGTTGACGCGAAATCGGGTTAGTGGACACGGGGCGCGCCCAGCGCACAAACTTCAACCATATCCACGATTATAGCAGAGGGGCGCACGACCGCAAGTTATGTGCGAAAACGCTTGGGAAACTCAGCTATTCTGTGTCCATGCTACCCGGCGAGCAGGCTGCGCGCGAACGCACCGGCGACAGCCGGGGCGTCCCCGGCCGGGGCATGCTCAATGGCGTCCACGAGTGCGCTGCCGACGACGGCGCCGTCCGCGATCTGGGCGATCTGCCGGACGTGCGCGGCCTGCGAGACGCCGAAGCCGATGGCGATCGGCAGGTTGCTGTACGCGCGGATGCGCTGCACCAGCGCCGAGGCGTCCCCGGACAGGTCGCGCCGCGCGCCGGTGATGCCGACGACCGACACGCCGTAGATGAAGCCGCCGGCGTCGCGGGCCATGGCGGCGATGCGCTCGTCGTCGCTGGTCGGGGCGATCAGCGGGATCAGGTCGAGGCCGGCGTTCCGGCAGGCGGCCAGCAGTTCGCCCGCTTCTTCGTGCGGCAGGTCGGGCACGATCAGCCCGTCGACGCCGGCTGCGGCGCACGCCTGCGCGTACGCGGCGACGCCGAAGCGCATGATCGGGTTATAGTAACCCATGAAGACGATCGGCGTCGCCGGGTAGCGCGCGCGGATGCGCTGCGCCACGGTCAGCGCGTCGCGAGGGGTGGTGCCGTTCAGCAGCGCCTGGTAGGTGGCGCGCTGGATGACCGGGCCGTCCGCCAGCGGATCTGAGAACGGGACGCCGAGTTCCAGCATGCTGGCGCCGGCGTCGATCAGCGCGGCAGCAATCTCCACGGTGGTCGGCAGATCGGGCTGGCCGACGACGATGTACGGCACCAGCGCGCACTGGCCGGCGGCGCGCAGGCGGGCGAAAGTCGATTCGATACGGGACATGACGGTGTTCTCCGGGCGGGTTATGCTGTGTCGAAATGAACGTGTCTTCAAGAGATTGCTTCGAGAGCTGTTGACATGACGAGAATTTCTGCCCTCCCCCCGACCCCCTCCCAGCTTTGCTGGGAGGGGGCGAGAGTTAAAGGGGATTGTCGCGGCGGCTTCAGCCGCCGCGACAATCCCCAACAGTTTTTCCCCTGCTCCCCCGCATGCGGAGGAGCAGGGGCCAGGGGATGAGGGGGCAGGCCCAACATTCGCGAAACAACCATGAGGACACTGTCAATGTGAAACAGGTTTAGGCCATGTGTAAAGCGTGACGCACCGAGTCAAGGTCTTTGTCGCCGCGCCCCGACAGGTTGACCAGGATGATGCGGTCGCGGCCGAGCGTCGGCGCCAGCTTGATCGCTTCGGCGACGGCGTGCGACGATTCCAGCGCCGGGATGATGCCCTCCAGCCTGCACAGTGCCTGGAAGGCGGACAGCGCCTCGCTGTCCGTCGCGTACGTGTAGTGCGCCCGCTCGCTCTCGAACAGCCTGGCGTGCTCCGGCCCGACAGACGGGTAGTCGAGCCCGGCGCTGATCGAGTGCGTGGCGCGGATCTGGCCGTGCTCATCCTGCAAGACGAACGAACGCGTGCCGTGCAGCACGCCGGGCGCGGGCTCGGCGAAGCGGGCGGCGTGCCGGCCGCTCTGGATGCCCTCGCCGCCGGCTTCGACGCCGCGCAGTTCGACCGCATCGTCGCCGACAAAGCCGCTGAAGACGCCAATCGAGTTGGAGCCGCCGCCGACGCACGCAACGACGACGTCGGGCAGACGCTTGGCCTGCTCCAGCATCTGGATGCGCGCTTCGCGCCCGATCACCGACTGGAAGTCGCGCACCATCATTGGGTAGGGGTGCGGGCCGAGCACGGAGCCGAGCAGATAGTGCGTCGTGCGGACGTTGGTCACCCAGTCGCGCAGCGCCTCGTTGATGGCGTCCTTGAGTGTGCGGCTGCCCGCGTCGACCGGCACAACCTGTGCGCCGAGCAGTCGCATGCGCGCGACGTTAGGCGCCTGCCGCGTCATGTCGTCGGTGCCCATATAGACGATGCATTCGAAACCGAGCAGCGCGGAGACGGTGGCCGAGGCGACGCCGTGCTGTCCGGCGCCGGTCTCAGCCACGATGCGCCGTTTGCCCATCCGCTCTGACAGCAGCGCCTGGCCGAGCGCGTTGTTGATCTTGTGCGCGCCGGTGTGCGCCAGGTCTTCGCGCTTGAGGTAGATCTGTGCGCCGCCCAGGTGGGCCGACAGCCGCTCGGCGTGGTACAGCGGCGTCGGGCGGCCAACGTAGTTGCGCAGCAGCGCGGCAAACCGCGTATAGAACGCCGGGTCGCGCGATGCCTCGGCATAGGCGCGTTCCAACTCGGCCAGCGCCGGCATCAGCGTCTCCGGCACGAACTGGCCGCCGAAGCGCCCGAAATAGCCGCGCGCCGGCTTCTCCAGCGCGGCGACCGCTTCCGCAAGTGTCGAATAAATGGTCTGTGTCATACAGCCTCACTCAAAGAGAAATCCCAAATCTCAACTTCCAAATCCCAATCAGGCGGCGCGTGCGGCCGCGATGAAGGCGCGCATTTTGGCTGCGTCCTTCAGCCCCGGCGCGCGCTCGACGCCGCTGGCCGTATCGACGCCCCACGGGCGCACCGCCAGCACGGCGGCGGAGACGTTGTCTGCGCTTAGCCCGCCGGCCAGCAGGATCGGGAAGCGCGCGGCCAGTGCGCGCGCCAGCGCCCAGTCGCCGGTCTGCCCGGTGCC
The sequence above is a segment of the Chloroflexota bacterium genome. Coding sequences within it:
- a CDS encoding PQQ-binding-like beta-propeller repeat protein — protein: MSTNPISRQPAAVRTVLQNRYQLERKLGAGGMSTVYLARDLRFGETERHCAVKEMVNAATDSETRRLNLDNFTREANLLASITHPAIPKVYDFFSQDSKSFLVLEFIDGVDLEQYWARTREPQPPGDVVNWCLQVADVLAFLHEHEPPVIFRDVKPSNIMLTRLNQIVLIDFGIARLFQSGVRGTMIGTEGYAPPEQYRGVAEPRGDIYALGATMHHLLSGRDPRLEPPFTFVERPLKSANAAVSTQLEAVVMKALAYEPDDRPPSAREFARLLRAASGAGGDAPAAGASSSYAPGATRSAAVSGASDAKPVWKFACEDEIRSSPRIEGGVLYIGCYDHNLYALDAATGKFIWKYPTEAGISSTPLPTADAIYLGSEDQTLYALHPANGQVLWRMRTKGPIRSSPRLAGDAVIIGSDDGAVYAVSTKQQTLLWRFQAMASVRSSALVVGETVYIGCDDGNLYALQTRDGRQRWKYNAGRFVISSPAHADGLVFFGAGDQAVHAVDGRSGWSIWRVRTEGAVVSSPAILDDKVYIGSADGNVYALDTHSGRQQWKATVGGQIASSPAVTADSVYFGSEDGRVHALERRTGRPRWVHRTGGMVMSSPVVSDGRVYIASADHFVYALPA
- a CDS encoding tryptophan synthase subunit alpha → MSRIESTFARLRAAGQCALVPYIVVGQPDLPTTVEIAAALIDAGASMLELGVPFSDPLADGPVIQRATYQALLNGTTPRDALTVAQRIRARYPATPIVFMGYYNPIMRFGVAAYAQACAAAGVDGLIVPDLPHEEAGELLAACRNAGLDLIPLIAPTSDDERIAAMARDAGGFIYGVSVVGITGARRDLSGDASALVQRIRAYSNLPIAIGFGVSQAAHVRQIAQIADGAVVGSALVDAIEHAPAGDAPAVAGAFARSLLAG
- the trpB gene encoding tryptophan synthase subunit beta codes for the protein MTQTIYSTLAEAVAALEKPARGYFGRFGGQFVPETLMPALAELERAYAEASRDPAFYTRFAALLRNYVGRPTPLYHAERLSAHLGGAQIYLKREDLAHTGAHKINNALGQALLSERMGKRRIVAETGAGQHGVASATVSALLGFECIVYMGTDDMTRQAPNVARMRLLGAQVVPVDAGSRTLKDAINEALRDWVTNVRTTHYLLGSVLGPHPYPMMVRDFQSVIGREARIQMLEQAKRLPDVVVACVGGGSNSIGVFSGFVGDDAVELRGVEAGGEGIQSGRHAARFAEPAPGVLHGTRSFVLQDEHGQIRATHSISAGLDYPSVGPEHARLFESERAHYTYATDSEALSAFQALCRLEGIIPALESSHAVAEAIKLAPTLGRDRIILVNLSGRGDKDLDSVRHALHMA